The Glycine max cultivar Williams 82 chromosome 17, Glycine_max_v4.0, whole genome shotgun sequence genome contains the following window.
aaaatttcttagaagaaaatttgaaattatccaTTTAGAATACAACTCTTAGAAACTAAGATATACCTTAGAtgattataaaaactaaatataatttttaagtaaatacaatgaataaaaatacaacTTCAAAAACCCAATTAAAAGCTGCAGTTTATTTGTTCATAATGAGGTATTAATGAGCTAAACTCAAATAATTCACCAATAACTAAGGTGATTGACACCCCCTACTCAATATAACTCCATTGTCTACCATCGTATGCTATATGACCAGAAGTAGATTCCATGAAGTACAAATTATAACAcgtaaacaaataataatgtataaGTACAATGTATCAAAAACCACTATCTACTTATGTTAATTAAGTAAGTTATTACTCATGATTTGCCATTCAATTATTGGCCAATCAAGTGAAAAATTGTAGGAAAGAAACTCACATTATATTTCTACACAACATGATTTGTTTAAGATGGTGGGCTTACGAGATCAAGTCATGGTGCTTGCTCATCAGTATCCTGTTTGTCGAATTTCTGCACAAAAGCACCAAAGTGACCAAACATTAGGTGAAGTCGTAAAGATATCTCTGCTCAAGTACATTTAACAGTAAGATCAAGGCATCATAACAAAATCcataatatgataatataaatacaaCACAATGCATTATGCTACACTTAGCCAATGCCAACAAAAAGACATCAtaacaaaatcaataatatCAATCCAACACAGACATTATTCTGCAGTTTGCCAATGccaatatttgaaaataacacATCCAAACCAAGCAAAATAGCGCAGACTTCACACGATATTCAAGGTTTCTACCAAAACAATCATTACACAATGCATTGCAGAgacaaatgtaaaaaatatggattaacgattaatttgaatatataacaACATTGTACAATACGAAGCAACAGATAATTTATGCGCCACCATATTCTCAAAAGGCTACAAAATGCGTTTTAGAAGTTGAATAAACAGGAATTGCATAAAACAGCGAACACAACGCGATGCTAGTTCGAGAATTGACTTTGAGTTCAAAATTGACTTTACATAAATTTTTAGTCTACAATTGATTCCGAGCTGAAACAAACAACTTTAGGTAACTATTgcgttggataaaaaaatataccgaGGGTGGCGATGAATGCCTTGAAAGCATAATCCCCAACCCTACCTGCTATTCCCATACTCACCCAACTCCACTACCACTAGGGTTTCCGCACTTCCCCCTCTATTCTATTTTCTGCTTATTTCTAtaccctaaaatattttttgaaaaaatataataatacaaattCATCTCAGACAGATCACGACGTTTAACAAtactcaaatataatttgattcttctatttttcttaatttacaattttaattagttttttattttaaaataaatatatttaattatcatatttttaaaaattcataatttttcgtttaattcttaatattacttacgttttatttattttttagtccaaTTAAAGAATATATCTaacatatcataaaaaaattaattaactaaaatatatgaCAAGAGAAATAAATATAGGAAAATGGatgattaaactaaaatttgttaattttttaaaataagaaaattaaatatctttatgtGAAATAGAGACACTAAAGTTATATTCAAACCTTAATAAAAATAGGTAAATGTTAATGAGTGATTTAGagatattgattaagaaattaaaataatatattttttatattgaaatgtATCAAAATGCATctttttgtgattttaaatatgttttaatatgattatcaataaaatatttcctCTTTTGATTCCTTAATATTGTGTTTAGATTATATTCAATaagttattttagttaatttttaatttttttattagttgaaaactTGTTTAACTATtcagtaaataaatttttttaaatagatttgagcgttttaaaaatattactttcctagcttttaacttttagtttttaatatttttctttttttcattaaaatatttatttaatttcttttttatctttttaaatttttattttttatttttcaactactttaataattaattttatcaaatacttttgattttaataagttaaattaaaaatttttaatttttaattaattttgtcgaATATAACTTGGTATACATAAATGAGAAGGAATAAAAGTATGatgaatgaaaaaaacataAGAGAGTAGAAAATGAAGTTCTTTGATatagatgaaaaagaaaaaataaaatatttgaattaaaatgattagattggtaataaaagaagaaaaaaacaaaagttaagCATTTATatagttgaaaattaaaacagaaaagaaaaactgcAGACAAAACCGCTCCACCACAAACAACTGCACAAGTGATCAAGTGTTTAACagcattttctttttatgtttagtttacTAACGAATCTTCTATCCATAAACTGATAAAAGTCATCCCAAATCGTTGCAAGAGATTAGCAGCTAACTTAAAAACGAAGTAAGCCGAAAGGGAGTACAACTACAATGATCAAAGTCCCACAGAGATTTTAGATTTGCTAGTCATGGGTTCCATGGGCTTATTTTAATGAGGCCCCTTTTTCTTTACACTTCGGACACTTTGTTTAAATAGAATTAAGATGAAAagaaatagtataaaaataacAGGTTATGCACTggtataaaaagtttttaaaaaatgttatactatcaatataaaagttttacaaaatttttcaaTCACAACtcacaatatataataaattgattattaatttttaaaataattatcttaaaaaaattcaaaccataatttatgattaaatgacggtataaaattgatttacaccatcaattttatattatcaatgcataaacattaaactctaacttttttatttgtttacgtCTCAGAGGAAAAGAAAATGGGAAATTTACCATAAGACCTAGAAGGAAATAggttccttccttttttttatttacgggAAAATAGTTTCCTTTCTAAATGTTAAGTAGTAAAAACACCTATAATACCTGTTATTATTCTTTATATTCTCTTCTTGTCACGTTAAATCACTtacatttcttttcttcctatcTCTTACTATGTTTGGTTAGcaatctttttcttatttcactgaaattcaaatgtttttatttttgtttgaagttaaatgtttttatatcataataataataataaataaatggataattttatattaagaaaaagaatgtagtgaaaaaatattttgtatagtttttttcactcattcaaatatttttttttcatttcttttcttactttatCCATCCAAGTCATAAATCCTATCTGTACCCCCTTAAACACGGTTGTCTGAGTTTTTTTGGATAAAGTATTCTACAGAAAGTTacatttgtgtgtttttttttacctctatTCCTTTACACTTAACTATTTTCtattccttttctgttttttcttaTGGAATTCCCAATTCACATTTTCctgtttttttatacaattgttatgttcttctttttattaattttgccatcatttttcattttgactTCATATCATGTTGTTATTGTTCCTAGATTGGTGTTGATTGTGTGTGTAAACTTATGATgttaatatttaaaacaatagtCATCCCACTATAGAATTTCCAGAGTTAGTAGTTACATTTCGCTATCCAAGATGCAACTATGATtcaaataacacattttttctattctatttctcttatttctacttttttttttcctatttctttctttcatatttcactCCTAATCCATACAAagcattataaaataaaatgaataaattggaATCAAGGGAAAGTAgtataaattgttcaaataataCACTAGGTTGGTCTTTATGACTATGAGTactgattaatttaattttctaattacaaatgtattatttaaaattaacatcATCGTAGCTATTGATGTTTCATacctaaattacaaaaataaagattaaaatgatcAACATTTAAtaactttagaaaataaaatgacttttttttgtggtaattttaaagattaaattgtcTGGTAATCACAAGATCAAAAGCTAACTCGATGTATTTCAAAAGCTTGAACTTTACGTGCAAGAGTCTACAATTTTACAGGAGATACTggattcttttctatttttactcaCGGGTGTCATTATCACAatcctttcataaaaaataaaaacagaaaatgaacaGGATTCAAACCTGCTGAAACCTCACCCTACTCGAGTAAATATTTCAGACCCCGTTCTCTGCCTTGTTATTGATTCGCTGGTTATAAGCAACGGTCAGCAAAACACAGCCTCATTGTACAGTACTACTTATAAAGCAAAATAgccaaacaaagaaaaaaggaaaatgaaagggcACCTACTCTTGTAAGGCAAAATAATTAGAAAGCaagcaataatataaaatactatCATCAGCAAAATTTGTATTGCAAACAAGACCCCCAGAAAAAGGGTAGCaatagtatatataatataatgctGGAAATTTATAAGCTAAGGATGAAAGAAAAGTTGATATATATTATAGTTATAGTGATAATTTACTATTAACACATTCCTTCCACAGTTCTATCAACGTAAAGCATCCTTGAAAAACTCCACCTCCGGAAACAATAGCGCATTGGGCTGTGCTTTGAGTCTCTTACCAACTCATCACAGTAATAGATGGATCTACTGCCACCATTTCTTCTCAGACAAAGATATGAGCTGCCAATCAAATTGAAGAAATGTGTTAGCTTCATCCCTATAGTTTTTTAGATGGCAAACATCTTTCTAGTACTAGCAAGCAAAGCTTGTTTTGTGATACCatttagtgcatgtttggatgggcattaataaaattaattttggttgaaattgattttaaagtgaTGTTTGGGTGTTTTATTATAAACTCAAGTTAAGAGTAAaacttagtataattttttttacccaacGCAAAAACTACTCAAAGTTGTTTcaactcaaaatcaattttgggtCCAAAATCAATTATGAAATCTAGTCAAATGTGAAACCAAACATGtagtgtgtgtttggttttCATTTGAAGACTCATGTATATCCACGTCCAACCTGAAGCTACATAGAGAAGCTTCtgaatttcacataattaatgCAAGTTTAAAGTGAAAACACGGAACCAACCATGCAGgtaaaaatttatctaaagtCAATTATGGACTTGAAAACAATTCTCTAATGTGAAACCAAACACACACTATAGCTCAAAACAAGTGCATTtccaatatataaaaatacacaGTTCAAATATGTTTATGTTTGTTATTCCGTTTATTTACCAATTCACACTTTAGTAGTTAGATGAACTTAATTCAAAGTCAATAAGAAGCTTGCTTCCACAAAATACGGGACCCATCATAAAAATCACAACAATCAGATGTCAGAACCAGAGGAAAgtatttgatatttgatatgGAAGTTTGCTACCAGAATGATTAACACAAACAATAACAATCTCCAGCCTGATAGCAGGgtttctattttaattgcaaTTATATGGGAATATAATGTAGAACCAAGTGCCAAAGGTCATTTTGGGGAAGAAAATGCAAAAATACGTAAAGTGGAAATTTCACTGCTACTATGGAGAATCTACGACTACTTTAACTATAAAGGTTAGTGCATTTGGAGGTCCATACTTCAcacaaaagtaataataaaaaatgaagagattgcTAGAAACATAGAATGAACCCAAATCATTGCTAGCATTAAACAATTCTAGGAATTTAAAGCAAAATGGTGTACagattatttttgtaatatacAAAAAGGAGAGATACAAATGCTAGAGGATAAGAAGTCCTTAAAAACTAAACAAAGAATGAAACGGGGGAAACACAAAGTGATTAAGAACACGATATACATGTAAGTATGAAACACAGCATGCCTATCTCTGTAAATCTACCAAAGATACCTCCTGAAAAGTTCACTAGCAGAACAACACAAAGAGGCTAAGTGAACTACTCGGTTCAAAAATGAACTTGAGCGGCAATACCATAGAGAACTACTCTAGAATTTCTTTCCAACCATATACACAAAACAACTGTAAATAGAGAATAAAGCTAAAGCCATTTAGTGTCTCTATTGGTATCAAAACCTATAAAATTAACACAAGAACTAGAAACCCATGGGGAAAACCTGATCTTCACTAACAAATAATGAAGAGCAAGATACCAAGGTCAGCTTAAGAACATAATACATTATAGAGTAAATTGTACGGGCCTCCCTTGAGGTTTACACTTATTACACCTGATACCCTTCCATTTTTGAACCATAAAGAAAACCCCTTAATTTTTTAGCATTCGTTACACCGACCTCCCCTTAAACATAAATGGCATTAGGAACATTAGTAGAGATGTGTCACCTGAGTTGCAcatgatttttaatgaaaatttttgtcCAAAATGCCATCATCTTCCTCAACTAAACCCCTTGTATCCCCACCCCATTCTCTTCAAGTTACTACTGAAACCAAGCACCAGATTCTCCTAAACCAGAATTCATGTCAAAAGAAAACATTCTGAACCAAAAAATCTACCAAATCAGAAGAAATGAACAACAAAATCATACCgaatcaaaataattgaagCACAAAATCATACCAACactttcaacaacaacaacaaagactaAAACTTCAGAACCACAAAATCATACCAACactttcaacaacaacaaagactacaacttcatcaaaatcaatctcaaaacagcagcagcaacaacatgGGTCTCACTCTGCGTGATGAAATTGATCAATTACTCCAAGCCCATGTACTAAATTTTCCTCCGTTCAGATTTcagtttaataaaataaagaaagagtgaaacaaaaaagggggttttattttaattttttcattagaagttttagttattttagGAGTGAAAGGAATGATGACAATTGTGTGAGAATATCAGGGAGAGCAACTGGGAAAGGACTTGAGGAATAACTGGAGAGAATTCAACAGTAGTTCAAAAAGAACTTGAATAAAGTTACAATCATCAATCATCAGTTCAAGAATTTTCTTCACCAAACATAGGAGTATGATAAGAGTCTTACAAAATTACCACTTATAGAAACTATGTGTACATTTCTAATTAGGTATTCCAAAAATTTACTAAACATCAGTCAAGACTCAAGGTAGTCAATCACCCTTGTCAGCAACTAACAACATAAACTTCTACAAAGCTATGACCACATTTGAAAAAGAGAAGTAGTTTATTTAACACTGAGACACAATCACAGTTTGTACATGCATGGATAggcaaagagaaacatgcataaTTGCATACTCAAAACAGTGAAAGATCGAAACAATCATTTGCAAATCACCAACCTGACGAGCAACTTGTGCTAGCCGCCGGCTGTCCCTAGATGATTCAGTCATTGTGCAAGATTTCTGAGGCTCCACATGACCATCTTGCTTCTCCCCACACTTTTTCTTTGAACTGGTATTATCTTGAGAGCAATCTACATCATCACAGCTAACAGCCTCCTTCTTACGCTTTCTACAGAATGTGTACTTAAACTTATCACCTGTAGATCGATTAGAAACCTTCTCATCTAAATTGGATACTTTTGGATCCATTTTATCCAGTGACCCATTAGATGCCTCAACATCTTTACAAGCCGGAACCTCCACACTTTCAGCAGACAAACTCTCTTGTCTTGTTAAATCTGATTTATCCAACGGTTCGTTGTCATCTTTAGTTATGTTCCAAATACTGCAAGCTTTAAGAAAGACTTCCCCATTTTCAGTATTGCTATGAGGTCCTGATTGCTCATTCGTTGCAGTTGTGTCCGTCGGTACATCAGCAAAAGGAGACATTAGATCCTTCTGAGCTTCATTTTCACATGTCATAGAAGAACTTACCCTTGAGGGGTCATCATTATCCAATACAAGTGAAGAATCTTTGGCACCAGACAGATgtgattctttatttgtttcctTAACCTGGTTAGAATGTAATCTAGATTTAATAGCGTTCCTTTTcccaaattttatcttttttctttgaacTGGAACTTTGACAAGGTCAGCATCTGCTTTCACCACTTTAAGTTCATCTGGTTTCTCCTTTTCAGAAATAGTATCAGCTTTGGCATTAGTTGATACAGTCATTGCTTTACCTTCTTCATGTACACTGACTACCATTTCATTCTGTACATTATCTAAGTTTCCTGAAACAGACATATTTCCATCAAAAAGGCTCCTTTCAAATGCATGTATTCTCTGAGTGCATCCATTTCTGTAGAGCTTGGGCTCTTTCCTCCTAATGACTATGGATGCAAAATCTGGATTATGAATGTAGCAGTTGTTTGTATGATCATGTGACCCACAGAACTTACTGCTATCATTTGATCCATTTACAACTGGATTCCTATTGTCAGAAATAGAGACAGATTCAAACTGTAAACCAGGTGCAGTATATACAGATCCATCATAAGGATCAAGTCTGTTCTCTTGCAGAAAAATTTCCTGAGCTTCAATTTCAGCCCCTGTGTTTTGTTCAACTGGGGGATGCATTTGGTGTTTTGTGACATTCTCCAGCTCAGCCTGGGTTTCTCTCAACTCTGCCCTTAGATCTCTAACTATTTCCTCAGCTTCCTGGAGCTGAGCTTCAAGCTCCTCAATCTTCTTCTGCTGATTCAATGACGTCAGCTCTGCTTCACTGACCTGTAAGATTGCCATTAATCAGACATAGTAGGAGATAAGAGACAAGACAAATGATTTAACTTAGAGCACTCCATTGCTTGGGTGGCATATTAATAACTGTCATGTGAGCATGTGACATGTGCCATAACGGTAGTAATCTCCCAAGGTGctgatcaaaaaataaataaataaatctcccAAGGTTGAAAAGCAATTGCAATATTGCATTTGCTATAAAAGAGTTGAATTTTGGCTAAAAAACTGAAACAATAATACAATGTATATCTCTTTACATGATTCTGCAGCTATGAAACAAGTTTAGCATGCAAAAATATGCAAACATGAAAAGTATCCAGCAATAACTTTTGCCTACAGTCACAAACAACTCAGCTTCATTCTCAAACCAGATGTACGTGTAAATTGGAGAGTTAGGAAATTGCAGAAGTGCCAGTTGATCCCTCTGACACCAAGTCACAAATATATCACATACTTTCTCAAATGTATATTGATTGCATTCCTTTAATGGTCACAACAAATgtcacataaaaaatatagtcaatccttttaatttttagcaAGAATTAAACAACCCTTTGTTTCGAAGATGAAAAACACAGTAAGAATCAACAATTGAAAACTTTAAAAGACAACAACGTGACAATTCTGAAGAACTCTTTGGCCAGCGATGTTTAAAATGCCTAACACTGACGATATCAATGGAATCACAGGCTAAACATGAATAATACTTTCATTCAAGCATAACCATTACAAAGGCAACCCACATTTAAGCAATTGTAAGGCATTTCAAGTACTCCACAAAGAAATAAATCCATCTCCATTatctgaaaaattcttttttttccctcaCACCCATTTGCAAAGAATTTTACATTGAACTCCACATAATGATGCAAGCAATTAGCCAGCAATCTGAACCAACCCAGTGAAACGGGAATCTCAAAACATTCTTAATTGGGTAAGAAAGAACACACACGAAACCAACGTCACAAAGCACAAGTAGGGTAATAAACTATGAATCAAACACACAACAACTCCAAGAAAAAGCAAAAACGAAGCGAAAAGGGGCAAAaagatataagtttttttaaaaaaaaaaacctcttttGGAGACAGTGATTGTCAAACCTTAGAATCGAACTTTTGTTTGAGTCTGAGAAGCATCCGAAGCGCCTCTTCCTTAGTGGAAACAAGTTCCTGCTGAAAGCGCGTGGCTTTCCGCTCCGACACCATGATACGCGCCGCCGCCTCCTTCGCCGTGTTCAGGATGATATCGGCGTAGGCCTTCTTCAACGCCGTCAATTTCTGATCAAAACCGCAAAAGCACAGAATGAAAACCCAAAACACCAAACGCGCCACAAATCAGAAACAGCCCATCTCCATTCCCCCAGAGAAAAAGAAACCGGACCGATGATGTACCccgtacaaaacaaaaacaacaacaacagaaaaagaaaaagaaaaagaaaaaaccgcGGTTGGCGGCGGGAGAAGCAGTTGAAAAGGAACGGAACAGAAGAGTTAACCTCGGAGTCCTCCATTGTTGTCTAACGCATCCGATAGTGGGTGTTGTATGGTTCGGTTTtaagacaaaaaagaagaacaCGGAAAGAAGTGAAAGAAATGATGGGGTGGGAGTTTgagtttgtttctgttttttttttctttctttcttccttgtCTGCTAACAGTGGGAGGGAGCTGTGTGTGTCTGTTAGGAAGTGAGGGCTGGAATGACCAGATTGCCCTCCGCGTAATAACATTAGAATTTAACCACGTCGCAATCAGAAACCGTAACACGGGAGAGGGGCCCGCTGTTCGCTTCGCTTCTCTTCTCCCGTTTTATTATTTTCCACAGTGGGCCCCTGTCCTCTGCTCTGCTCCACCACCTCCATCTCAGATTGCTAAGGTAGACCCATCCATCAAACTAGGGGACTTAAACGCCCACGTTTTTGGTTTTAGGCACCCGCTTCAATGCAAAATCCATGTTTTCTTCTTATCGAATACGTTTTTAATTTCAActataaaatagtaattattttaCCAACTTACTATTTATTGGAATTTGGTGAAGCTAACCATTCAATTAAATGGAAGAATTTTAGgtataataagataaaattatttaaaattttcttatacttaaacaacaagaaaatatttttttcttatatttgagaataaaaaaataagtctaAACACTACATTTCATGTGGTTATCTGACTAACTCAACTTAAATTTCACCTCTAGTCTCAAAGCTGCtcacttattattatttgttttcatatttatattagacggttataaaaaagaaaaaaaaaggtatattttagttt
Protein-coding sequences here:
- the LOC100797926 gene encoding uncharacterized protein isoform X1: MEDSEKLTALKKAYADIILNTAKEAAARIMVSERKATRFQQELVSTKEEALRMLLRLKQKFDSKVSEAELTSLNQQKKIEELEAQLQEAEEIVRDLRAELRETQAELENVTKHQMHPPVEQNTGAEIEAQEIFLQENRLDPYDGSVYTAPGLQFESVSISDNRNPVVNGSNDSSKFCGSHDHTNNCYIHNPDFASIVIRRKEPKLYRNGCTQRIHAFERSLFDGNMSVSGNLDNVQNEMVVSVHEEGKAMTVSTNAKADTISEKEKPDELKVVKADADLVKVPVQRKKIKFGKRNAIKSRLHSNQVKETNKESHLSGAKDSSLVLDNDDPSRVSSSMTCENEAQKDLMSPFADVPTDTTATNEQSGPHSNTENGEVFLKACSIWNITKDDNEPLDKSDLTRQESLSAESVEVPACKDVEASNGSLDKMDPKVSNLDEKVSNRSTGDKFKYTFCRKRKKEAVSCDDVDCSQDNTSSKKKCGEKQDGHVEPQKSCTMTESSRDSRRLAQVARQLISLSEKKWWQ
- the LOC100797926 gene encoding uncharacterized protein isoform X2, whose amino-acid sequence is MVSERKATRFQQELVSTKEEALRMLLRLKQKFDSKVSEAELTSLNQQKKIEELEAQLQEAEEIVRDLRAELRETQAELENVTKHQMHPPVEQNTGAEIEAQEIFLQENRLDPYDGSVYTAPGLQFESVSISDNRNPVVNGSNDSSKFCGSHDHTNNCYIHNPDFASIVIRRKEPKLYRNGCTQRIHAFERSLFDGNMSVSGNLDNVQNEMVVSVHEEGKAMTVSTNAKADTISEKEKPDELKVVKADADLVKVPVQRKKIKFGKRNAIKSRLHSNQVKETNKESHLSGAKDSSLVLDNDDPSRVSSSMTCENEAQKDLMSPFADVPTDTTATNEQSGPHSNTENGEVFLKACSIWNITKDDNEPLDKSDLTRQESLSAESVEVPACKDVEASNGSLDKMDPKVSNLDEKVSNRSTGDKFKYTFCRKRKKEAVSCDDVDCSQDNTSSKKKCGEKQDGHVEPQKSCTMTESSRDSRRLAQVARQLISLSEKKWWQ